The Methanobacterium sp. BAmetb5 genome includes a region encoding these proteins:
- a CDS encoding class I SAM-dependent DNA methyltransferase, whose protein sequence is MAKNNGANLGFEEKLWQSADKLRNNMDAAEYKHVVLGLIFLKYISDAFLEVHAGLEADEYADAEDKDEYIALNVFWVPPEARWDYLQDHAKQPDIGKLIDDAMDAIEKDNPNLKGVLPKDYAREALDKQSLGGIIDLIGTIGLGDKESKSKDILGRVYEYFLGQFANAEGKKGGQFYTPRSIVKILVEMIEPFSGRIYDPCCGSGGMFVQSEKFVEAHEGKLGDIAIYGQESNQTTWRLCKINLAIRGIDSNIQWGDTFTEDKHRDLKSDYILANPPFNDKDWKADLLENDARWKYGIPPKRNANFAWVQHFIHHLSPTGIAGFVLANGSMSAGGQEGKIRQKIVEADLVDCMVALPSQLFYNTGIPACLWFLSRDRSNSNFRNRKGEILFIDARKMGHMADRTHRELTDEAVQEITNVYHSWRGEGGEYEDVRGFCKSVNIDDVKKHDYILTPGRYVGFAEEEEDPEEFKEKMRRLTSELKKQFEKSEKLEKEIKANLGGLGYEL, encoded by the coding sequence ATGGCAAAAAACAATGGGGCGAACTTAGGATTCGAAGAGAAACTATGGCAATCCGCAGACAAACTAAGAAACAATATGGACGCTGCAGAGTACAAACACGTGGTTTTAGGTCTTATTTTTTTGAAATATATTTCAGATGCATTCTTAGAAGTTCATGCAGGATTAGAAGCGGATGAATATGCAGATGCTGAAGACAAAGACGAATACATAGCTCTAAACGTTTTTTGGGTGCCACCTGAAGCTCGGTGGGATTACTTACAGGACCATGCCAAACAGCCAGACATTGGTAAACTTATTGATGATGCCATGGATGCAATAGAAAAAGACAACCCCAACCTCAAAGGAGTTTTACCAAAAGACTATGCAAGGGAAGCTCTAGATAAACAAAGCCTAGGTGGAATAATAGATTTAATAGGCACTATAGGACTCGGAGACAAAGAAAGCAAAAGTAAAGACATTCTAGGACGAGTGTATGAATATTTCCTGGGACAATTCGCCAATGCCGAAGGAAAAAAGGGTGGACAATTTTATACTCCACGTAGTATCGTTAAAATCCTGGTAGAAATGATAGAACCCTTTTCTGGACGAATTTACGATCCATGCTGTGGTTCTGGAGGAATGTTTGTACAGAGTGAAAAGTTTGTCGAAGCTCATGAAGGAAAATTAGGAGATATAGCCATCTACGGACAAGAATCTAACCAGACAACTTGGCGATTGTGTAAAATTAACTTGGCTATTAGGGGTATTGACTCCAACATCCAATGGGGCGACACTTTCACTGAAGACAAACACCGAGACCTAAAATCAGATTACATCCTGGCTAATCCACCATTCAACGATAAAGATTGGAAAGCAGACCTATTAGAAAACGATGCAAGATGGAAGTATGGAATCCCACCTAAAAGAAATGCAAACTTCGCATGGGTACAACACTTCATCCACCACTTATCACCCACAGGAATAGCAGGTTTTGTCTTAGCTAATGGTTCAATGTCCGCAGGAGGACAGGAAGGGAAAATACGACAAAAAATCGTTGAAGCAGATCTTGTTGATTGCATGGTGGCTCTACCATCACAATTATTTTACAACACTGGAATACCTGCATGTTTATGGTTCTTAAGCAGAGACAGATCCAATAGCAACTTCCGTAATCGAAAGGGTGAAATACTATTTATTGATGCCAGGAAGATGGGACACATGGCAGACCGTACTCATCGTGAGTTAACAGATGAAGCTGTGCAAGAGATAACTAATGTATATCATAGTTGGCGTGGTGAAGGTGGAGAATACGAAGATGTCCGTGGCTTCTGCAAGTCAGTGAACATAGATGATGTAAAAAAACACGACTACATACTTACACCAGGACGATATGTTGGGTTCGCTGAGGAAGAGGAAGACCCGGAAGAGTTTAAGGAAAAGATGAGAAGACTTACTTCTGAGTTAAAAAAACAGTTCGAGAAGTCTGAGAAGCTGGAGAAAGAGATTAAAGCTAATCTTGGTGGGTTGGGGTATGAATTATAG